A genome region from Brooklawnia propionicigenes includes the following:
- a CDS encoding DoxX family membrane protein, with protein sequence MSLLRFAGRALFSSYFVADGVQMVVKPDKNANEVSDTIEAIVPIVQSFLPPDVADKVPAQARTWTRILGATQIIGGVAYATGIARRPGAALLSLATLPRVVSAARAGAEDRSDLFVQLALFGGALVATRDTAGRPGLAWRAEQSRKAAEQRVDQSRKSVQQHAEAVGKDVKRAQKKAQAKARKASKKVQAQVKDVLN encoded by the coding sequence ATGTCATTGTTGCGTTTCGCCGGCCGCGCGCTGTTCTCCAGCTACTTCGTCGCCGATGGCGTTCAGATGGTCGTCAAACCCGACAAGAACGCCAATGAGGTTTCCGACACCATCGAAGCGATCGTGCCCATCGTGCAGTCCTTCCTGCCTCCCGATGTCGCCGACAAGGTGCCTGCCCAGGCCCGCACCTGGACGCGCATCCTGGGCGCAACCCAGATCATCGGTGGCGTTGCCTATGCCACCGGGATTGCTCGTCGTCCGGGTGCGGCGCTGCTGAGCCTGGCAACCTTGCCGCGGGTGGTTTCGGCAGCGCGAGCCGGCGCCGAGGATCGGTCCGATCTGTTCGTCCAGCTGGCGCTGTTCGGCGGCGCCCTGGTGGCCACCAGGGATACCGCCGGACGCCCCGGCCTCGCCTGGCGCGCCGAGCAGTCGCGCAAGGCTGCCGAGCAGCGTGTCGACCAGTCACGCAAGTCCGTTCAGCAGCACGCCGAAGCCGTCGGCAAGGATGTCAAGCGCGCCCAGAAGAAGGCCCAGGCCAAGGCTCGCAAGGCGTCCAAGAAGGTGCAGGCTCAAGTGAAGGACGTCCTCAACTGA
- a CDS encoding sigma-70 family RNA polymerase sigma factor, with the protein MITPSTDMREVESEDERAARFERDAMGYLDQLYGAALRMTRNPADAEDVVQETYAKAFSSFEQFTPGTNLKAWLYRILTNTYINSYRKSQRQPQTSGSADVEDWQLARAASHTSGGLPSAEREALDRMSDPVVTEALDSLSPDFREVVLLADVEGFSYKEIAEIMGTPIGTVMSRLNRARGQLRTKLGDYAATMGIGQENKND; encoded by the coding sequence ATGATCACTCCCAGCACCGACATGCGTGAGGTCGAATCCGAAGACGAGCGCGCCGCCCGATTCGAGCGCGACGCGATGGGCTACCTCGACCAGTTGTACGGTGCTGCCCTGCGGATGACACGCAATCCAGCCGATGCTGAAGACGTGGTTCAGGAGACGTACGCCAAGGCATTCAGCTCCTTCGAGCAGTTCACCCCCGGAACCAACCTCAAGGCGTGGCTCTACCGCATCCTCACCAACACTTACATCAATTCCTATCGCAAGAGCCAGCGTCAGCCCCAGACCAGCGGCTCTGCCGACGTGGAGGATTGGCAGCTGGCACGCGCCGCATCCCACACCTCTGGTGGGCTTCCGTCCGCCGAGCGTGAAGCCCTGGATCGGATGTCGGACCCGGTGGTGACCGAGGCGCTGGATTCGTTGTCTCCCGATTTCCGGGAGGTCGTGCTGCTGGCCGACGTCGAGGGATTCTCATACAAGGAGATCGCCGAGATCATGGGAACCCCGATCGGCACCGTGATGTCCCGGCTCAACCGGGCGCGCGGTCAGCTGAGAACAAAACTGGGTGACTATGCGGCCACCATGGGTATCGGTCAGGAGAACAAGAATGACTGA
- a CDS encoding zf-HC2 domain-containing protein, with product MTENPGLVPEDPCVFAMRSVHDFLHGELPESTADEIRLHLMACENCMDHFDAEQFISAMLRRCYGPTVAPAGLRVRVSQLSIQIRTEPPQA from the coding sequence ATGACTGAGAATCCCGGGCTCGTTCCCGAAGATCCGTGTGTGTTTGCCATGCGGAGTGTGCATGATTTTCTGCATGGCGAGTTGCCCGAGTCGACGGCCGATGAGATCCGTCTCCATCTGATGGCCTGCGAGAACTGCATGGACCACTTCGATGCGGAGCAGTTCATCAGTGCGATGTTGCGGCGCTGCTACGGGCCTACGGTGGCACCCGCCGGTCTGCGGGTTCGTGTCTCGCAGCTGAGTATCCAGATCCGCACCGAACCTCCGCAGGCCTGA
- a CDS encoding 50S ribosomal protein bL37, protein MGKGGRKRRDRRKNPANHGKRPNA, encoded by the coding sequence ATGGGAAAAGGTGGCCGCAAGCGTCGCGATCGTCGCAAGAACCCTGCCAATCACGGCAAGCGCCCCAACGCCTGA
- a CDS encoding sensor histidine kinase yields MRRLSEVMNTHCGLDEADRKWLNSLAREWHLFADTSFSDLVLWLPDASDENIFWAGAQIRPTTGPTALQDDVVGEEIRYEPDSMVTAAYLSHEIMETSDNNLGAGIPVDTWAIPIIRHNECIAVIERHTNRMGVRAPGALEDTYLAIADVLSEMLWHGQFPMDPPSDPTSSPRVGDGLIWVDTDATVRYCTPNAVSCIRRLGATGDLVGEDVRQLLPALTVEFDHERDSAESGNPPYAAWEVTVEKPQASVRLRILPLSEHEKWAATVVLCRDVTTLRERERQLVTKDATIREIHHRVKNNLQTVAALLRLQSRRMSSPEGRDALRDAQRRVQSIAAVHEILSQGFDEAVPFDQIADRILLMVGDVASAAGQVCARREGSFGSVPGDIATSLSLVMTELCQNAIEHGLQSSNGTVIVHAVHQGRRLVLEVIDDGAGLPGDFELSTAASLGLSIVSTLVNDLGGEFTLRNNTGHGSTARVELELPANLPRL; encoded by the coding sequence ATGCGGCGCCTGTCTGAGGTGATGAACACCCACTGCGGGCTCGATGAGGCCGACAGGAAATGGCTCAACTCGCTGGCGCGCGAGTGGCACCTGTTCGCTGACACGAGCTTCTCCGACCTGGTCTTGTGGCTTCCCGACGCCAGCGACGAGAACATCTTCTGGGCCGGTGCCCAGATTCGCCCGACGACCGGTCCCACCGCGCTTCAAGATGATGTGGTGGGCGAGGAGATCCGCTACGAGCCGGACTCGATGGTGACCGCCGCTTATCTCAGCCACGAGATCATGGAGACCAGCGACAACAATCTGGGCGCCGGTATACCGGTGGACACCTGGGCCATCCCGATCATCCGCCACAACGAGTGCATCGCAGTCATCGAGCGTCACACCAATCGCATGGGGGTACGTGCCCCCGGTGCTCTGGAGGACACCTACCTGGCGATCGCCGACGTGTTGAGCGAGATGCTGTGGCACGGCCAGTTCCCGATGGATCCCCCCAGCGATCCGACGTCCAGCCCTCGGGTGGGAGACGGGTTGATATGGGTCGATACCGACGCCACCGTCCGATACTGCACCCCGAACGCGGTCAGCTGTATTCGCAGGCTGGGCGCCACCGGCGACCTCGTCGGCGAGGATGTGCGTCAGCTGCTGCCGGCGCTGACCGTGGAGTTCGATCATGAACGCGACAGTGCCGAGTCCGGGAATCCGCCGTACGCCGCCTGGGAGGTGACGGTCGAGAAGCCGCAGGCCAGCGTCCGGCTGCGGATCCTGCCACTGTCCGAGCACGAGAAGTGGGCAGCCACCGTGGTGCTGTGCCGCGACGTCACGACGTTGCGGGAGCGGGAACGCCAGCTGGTGACCAAGGACGCCACAATCCGGGAGATTCATCACCGGGTGAAGAACAATCTGCAGACGGTCGCCGCACTGTTGCGGCTGCAGTCGCGCCGGATGAGCAGCCCCGAGGGCCGCGATGCGCTGCGCGACGCCCAGCGGCGAGTCCAGTCGATCGCAGCGGTGCACGAGATCTTGTCGCAGGGCTTCGACGAGGCGGTGCCGTTCGATCAGATCGCCGACCGGATTCTGCTCATGGTGGGCGACGTGGCCTCGGCTGCCGGTCAGGTGTGCGCTCGGCGTGAGGGCAGTTTCGGTTCGGTACCGGGCGACATCGCGACCTCGTTGTCGCTGGTCATGACGGAGCTGTGCCAAAACGCCATCGAGCACGGTCTGCAATCGAGCAACGGCACGGTCATCGTGCATGCGGTGCACCAGGGACGCAGGCTTGTTCTGGAAGTGATCGACGATGGCGCCGGGCTGCCGGGCGACTTCGAGTTGAGCACGGCCGCCAGCCTGGGGCTGTCGATCGTGTCGACCCTGGTCAATGATCTCGGTGGGGAGTTCACGCTGCGCAACAACACCGGCCACGGTTCGACGGCCCGTGTCGAATTGGAACTGCCGGCCAATCTGCCGCGCCTGTGA
- a CDS encoding M50 family metallopeptidase: MIWSDLAAQVWQRLLDSLKVAPPDLDDRLIWVIVAAGVVVLSPLWKWVRPTVTVIHELGHALVGVVCGRRFRGFVISPDMSGHAITKGPARGPGMVLTLAAGYPMPGLVGAVLIWAAVSGRADLVLLVAIVALCIGLVMSRSLYTAGTMVAMLTIAVVLWWRAAATWNAAVVCGLGVVVLLGAWRHLVAVAGSRAPRQDPGALARLTGIPAAIWTLMFALILGACSWWAGRVIVAGLG, from the coding sequence GTGATCTGGTCCGACTTGGCCGCCCAGGTCTGGCAGCGGCTGCTGGACAGCCTGAAGGTCGCACCGCCCGACCTGGACGACCGGCTGATCTGGGTGATCGTGGCGGCCGGTGTCGTCGTGCTGAGTCCGCTGTGGAAGTGGGTGCGCCCGACGGTCACCGTGATTCACGAGCTCGGACATGCGCTGGTGGGGGTCGTCTGCGGCCGCCGCTTCCGCGGATTCGTGATCAGCCCGGACATGTCGGGTCATGCCATCACGAAGGGACCCGCGCGTGGCCCCGGCATGGTGCTGACGTTGGCCGCCGGCTACCCGATGCCCGGCCTGGTAGGTGCGGTGCTGATCTGGGCTGCGGTCAGCGGACGCGCGGATCTGGTGCTGCTGGTGGCGATCGTTGCGTTGTGCATCGGTTTGGTGATGTCTCGTTCGCTGTACACCGCGGGGACGATGGTGGCCATGCTGACGATCGCCGTGGTCCTGTGGTGGCGCGCTGCTGCCACCTGGAACGCGGCAGTGGTGTGCGGGCTCGGGGTGGTCGTCCTGCTGGGTGCCTGGCGGCACCTGGTTGCGGTGGCCGGTAGTCGCGCGCCGCGCCAGGATCCGGGTGCGCTGGCCAGGCTGACCGGTATCCCTGCGGCGATCTGGACGCTGATGTTCGCCCTGATCCTCGGGGCGTGTAGTTGGTGGGCCGGCCGGGTGATCGTCGCTGGGCTCGGCTAG
- a CDS encoding DUF222 domain-containing protein has product MRTPPPDVDEARTLPAPVLIAASVQPVLSGTVVEDESNHEILDAIDHAHQQLIAAEIAELVGILRAADRWKIDQDAVGAGIERLIQPGHDGTPRIAEFLALEIGALLGISQTSALCRIGDALDLRHRHPKLWQAVLTGKVRVWQATKICLECAHLSRSAAHNVDAAMAASIGMLPWTRIMKALPGQIIAADPDTARQREQARRESRRIRISPIEDGHVSIHGVVNPVDGIKFDHVLNEVAKTFPTEPDTPLCRDLDRRRSLAFGMITQDAYTKLHREKPLLDLSETPSNRLPQRSTPTTHEPIGCTLIVHISADDPALDPSPTSTTGVARIEGWGPLLTEQLPHFLNGANITVRPIIDPVGIRPVDSYETPARMRLALEQRNPVDVFPYGTTQASRCDSDHTIPYIDGRSSQTHLGNLGPLSRKAHRAKTHGK; this is encoded by the coding sequence ATGAGAACACCTCCCCCAGATGTAGACGAGGCGCGCACGCTACCGGCGCCGGTGCTGATCGCCGCGAGTGTTCAACCCGTGCTGTCCGGCACCGTGGTCGAGGACGAGTCGAACCACGAGATCTTGGACGCGATCGATCACGCGCATCAACAACTGATCGCCGCTGAGATCGCCGAACTGGTCGGCATCCTGCGGGCCGCAGACCGCTGGAAGATCGACCAAGACGCGGTCGGCGCGGGTATCGAACGACTCATCCAACCCGGCCACGACGGCACCCCGAGGATCGCCGAGTTCCTCGCCCTCGAAATCGGGGCGCTGCTCGGCATCTCCCAAACCTCGGCACTGTGCCGCATCGGCGATGCCCTGGACCTGCGCCATCGCCACCCGAAACTCTGGCAGGCCGTGCTCACCGGAAAAGTCCGGGTCTGGCAAGCCACCAAAATCTGCCTCGAATGCGCCCACCTCTCCCGTAGTGCGGCGCACAACGTGGACGCAGCGATGGCCGCCAGCATCGGGATGCTGCCCTGGACCCGGATCATGAAAGCCCTACCCGGACAGATCATTGCTGCCGATCCCGACACCGCCCGGCAGCGTGAACAAGCCCGACGCGAATCCCGCAGAATCCGGATCTCACCAATCGAAGATGGCCACGTCAGCATCCACGGGGTGGTGAACCCGGTAGACGGAATCAAATTCGATCACGTCCTCAACGAGGTAGCGAAAACCTTCCCCACCGAACCCGACACGCCCCTGTGTCGTGACCTCGACCGGCGTCGCTCACTCGCGTTCGGAATGATCACTCAAGACGCCTACACCAAGCTGCACCGTGAGAAGCCGCTCCTCGATCTATCCGAGACACCGAGCAATCGCCTCCCCCAGCGCAGCACCCCGACCACACACGAGCCGATCGGCTGCACCCTGATCGTCCACATCTCAGCCGACGATCCGGCACTGGACCCATCCCCCACGTCCACCACCGGCGTGGCACGTATCGAAGGCTGGGGCCCGTTGTTGACCGAGCAACTCCCACACTTCCTCAACGGAGCCAACATCACGGTCCGCCCCATCATCGACCCCGTCGGAATACGTCCCGTCGACAGCTACGAAACCCCCGCACGCATGCGACTCGCACTAGAACAACGCAACCCCGTCGACGTCTTCCCCTACGGCACGACCCAAGCCTCCAGATGCGACAGCGACCACACCATCCCCTACATCGACGGCAGATCCAGCCAAACCCACCTCGGCAACCTCGGACCCCTATCCAGGAAAGCCCACCGGGCCAAAACCCACGGAAAATAG
- a CDS encoding WhiB family transcriptional regulator yields the protein MDWRHRAACLAEDPELFFPIGNTGPALAQVEEAKMVCRRCQAREECLRWALEAGQDHGVWGGMSEDERRAMKRRASRARLRSS from the coding sequence ATGGACTGGCGCCATCGCGCAGCTTGTCTGGCAGAAGATCCCGAACTCTTCTTCCCCATCGGCAACACCGGGCCTGCCCTGGCCCAGGTCGAGGAGGCGAAGATGGTTTGCCGACGCTGCCAGGCTCGCGAGGAGTGCCTGCGCTGGGCACTCGAAGCCGGCCAGGACCACGGCGTCTGGGGTGGCATGTCAGAAGACGAACGCCGTGCCATGAAGCGGCGTGCCTCACGAGCCCGGCTACGGAGCAGCTGA
- a CDS encoding multifunctional oxoglutarate decarboxylase/oxoglutarate dehydrogenase thiamine pyrophosphate-binding subunit/dihydrolipoyllysine-residue succinyltransferase subunit — MSNFDDFGANDWLIEEMRERYQNDPSSVDPRWVEFFSTRSPDAEASASRPQPAQEHAPAQPPAPAPSTPKAAGAPVAKVEAKDERTESPNQPGTASGLGPEIPNPLVRPQLSGTGPRRTVMKGAPMRTARNMDASRSMPTATSVRTVPMKLVVENRATINNFLRRSRGGKVSFTHIIGFAMIQAIKAVPAMNCAYDEQDGKPVLVEHPDINLGVAIDVVKGDQRQLLVPNIRACEDLNFAQFYAAYEALVRKARDGKLTVDDFAGTTVSLTNPGGIGTNMSVPRLMPGQGLILGVGSIDYAADFEGTSPVNLTQMAVSKVTTLTSTYDHRVIQGAQSGEFLREMHRLLLGADGFYEQIFEALRIPYPPLKWATDIPINRNYHVSKQARVVSLVNAFRIFGHLQADVDPLEYKMRTHPELELETHGLTLWDLDREFPVGRFAEEQLGFLTLRQILDILRDSYAHTLGIEYMHIHDPEQRSWFQRRVEAPHQPRPRGEHLRILDQLSEAEVFETFLQTKYVGQTRFSMEGAESAIVILAEICERAADNDIYEVCIGMPHRGRLNVLTNIVGKAYSQIFREFDNRATDEEVVSGDVKYHLGSDGEYTAASGRTVRTSVAANPSHLEAVDPVLEGIARAKNDRLIGTDPSVQRSAHPVLPVLAHGDASFAGQGVVYETLQMSQLRPYRNGGTIHLVVNNQVGFTTGPADARSSVYCTDVAKAVQAPIIHVNGDDPDACALAAQIAFEYRQHFAKDVVIDMLCYRRRGHNEGDEPSFTQPLTYSLIEKKRPVRKLYTEQLIGRGDISLADAEQAVNKFRGRLEEVFTAVRDPEVPMEDESYRLVPVYPVKRGLKIGTAASPDQIAAVASVYDNLPEGFHVHPKLAPQLKRRVKSISDGPIDWATAELMGFGTLLMDGYPVRVVGQDTRRGTFSQRFGAIVDQVTNEAWVPLKHLSADQAPFEIYDSLLSEYAAIGFEYGYSVAAPEALVCWEAQYGDFVNGGQIILDEFIASGFAKWTQKSGVVLLLPHGYEGAGPDHSSARIERFLQMCAGDNMAVCQPSTPASYFHLLRQHVQVNWHRPLIIATPKSMLRNKLAVSQPGDFTSGQWRPVLSDPSITDPAKVERILICSGKIRWDLVQQREQMGLDEKVAILTLERLFPLADKQLATELARYPQVSDIRWVQDEPSNQGPWEFLQLNFVPAMSETLGREFTMRGFTRPAAAAASTGSSAVHKAEEKALLSAALGSA, encoded by the coding sequence ATGTCCAACTTTGACGACTTCGGCGCTAACGACTGGCTCATCGAGGAGATGCGCGAGCGCTATCAGAACGATCCCTCATCGGTCGATCCCCGATGGGTGGAGTTCTTCAGCACTCGCTCCCCAGACGCCGAGGCCTCCGCATCACGTCCACAGCCGGCCCAGGAGCACGCCCCTGCCCAGCCCCCGGCTCCCGCACCTTCGACTCCCAAGGCCGCCGGCGCGCCGGTGGCCAAGGTAGAGGCGAAGGACGAACGCACCGAGTCCCCCAACCAGCCCGGTACCGCCAGCGGTCTGGGTCCCGAGATCCCCAATCCCTTGGTGCGTCCTCAGCTGTCGGGCACCGGTCCGCGCCGGACAGTGATGAAGGGTGCGCCGATGCGCACCGCCAGGAACATGGACGCGTCGCGCTCCATGCCAACGGCCACCTCGGTGCGTACCGTGCCGATGAAACTGGTGGTCGAAAACCGCGCCACCATCAACAACTTCCTGCGCCGCAGCCGTGGCGGCAAGGTCAGCTTCACCCACATCATCGGCTTCGCGATGATCCAGGCGATCAAGGCCGTGCCCGCCATGAACTGTGCCTATGACGAGCAGGACGGCAAACCGGTACTGGTCGAACACCCCGACATCAACCTCGGAGTCGCCATCGACGTGGTCAAGGGCGATCAGCGCCAGCTCCTGGTGCCCAACATCAGGGCGTGTGAAGACCTCAACTTCGCGCAGTTCTACGCCGCCTACGAAGCGCTGGTACGCAAGGCCCGCGACGGCAAGCTCACCGTCGACGATTTCGCCGGAACCACGGTCTCGCTGACCAACCCCGGTGGCATCGGCACCAATATGTCGGTGCCGCGGCTGATGCCCGGTCAAGGACTCATCCTGGGTGTCGGTTCGATCGACTACGCGGCCGATTTCGAGGGCACCAGCCCGGTCAATCTCACCCAGATGGCCGTCAGCAAGGTCACCACACTGACCTCCACCTACGATCACCGGGTCATCCAGGGCGCCCAGAGCGGCGAATTCCTGCGCGAAATGCATCGGCTGCTGCTGGGCGCCGACGGCTTCTACGAGCAGATCTTCGAGGCCCTGCGTATCCCCTACCCGCCGCTCAAGTGGGCAACCGACATCCCGATCAACCGCAACTACCACGTGAGCAAGCAGGCACGTGTGGTCTCGCTGGTCAACGCGTTCCGCATCTTCGGTCACCTGCAAGCCGATGTCGACCCGCTCGAGTACAAGATGCGTACTCATCCCGAACTCGAGCTCGAGACGCACGGCCTGACCCTGTGGGATCTCGACCGGGAGTTCCCCGTAGGACGATTCGCCGAGGAGCAGCTCGGCTTCCTCACGCTGCGCCAGATCCTCGACATCCTGCGGGACTCCTACGCGCACACCCTCGGTATCGAATACATGCACATCCACGACCCCGAGCAGCGCAGCTGGTTCCAGCGCCGGGTGGAGGCACCGCACCAGCCGCGCCCGCGCGGCGAGCACCTGCGGATTCTCGATCAATTGAGCGAGGCGGAAGTCTTCGAGACCTTCCTGCAGACCAAGTATGTCGGCCAGACCCGGTTCAGCATGGAGGGCGCCGAGTCGGCGATCGTGATCTTGGCCGAGATCTGCGAACGCGCCGCCGACAACGACATCTACGAGGTCTGTATCGGCATGCCGCACCGCGGCCGGCTCAATGTCCTGACCAATATCGTCGGCAAGGCGTACTCGCAGATCTTCCGCGAATTCGACAACCGCGCGACCGACGAAGAGGTCGTCAGCGGCGACGTCAAGTATCACCTCGGTTCCGACGGCGAGTACACGGCCGCCAGCGGACGCACGGTGCGCACCTCGGTGGCCGCCAACCCGTCGCATCTGGAGGCTGTCGATCCGGTGCTGGAGGGCATCGCGCGAGCCAAGAACGACCGGCTCATCGGAACCGATCCGTCGGTCCAGCGCAGCGCCCATCCGGTGCTGCCGGTACTGGCGCACGGCGATGCCTCGTTCGCCGGGCAGGGAGTGGTGTACGAGACGTTGCAGATGAGCCAGCTGCGTCCCTACCGCAACGGCGGGACGATTCACCTGGTCGTCAACAACCAGGTCGGATTCACCACCGGCCCGGCGGATGCTCGCAGCTCGGTCTACTGCACCGATGTCGCCAAGGCCGTGCAGGCCCCCATCATCCATGTCAACGGCGACGATCCGGACGCCTGCGCCCTGGCTGCCCAGATCGCCTTCGAGTACCGTCAGCATTTCGCCAAGGATGTCGTCATCGACATGCTGTGCTACCGCCGCCGCGGGCATAACGAAGGCGATGAGCCGAGCTTCACCCAGCCGCTGACCTACAGCCTCATCGAGAAGAAACGCCCGGTGCGCAAGCTGTACACCGAACAGCTGATCGGCCGCGGTGACATCTCGCTGGCCGACGCCGAGCAGGCGGTCAACAAGTTCCGCGGTCGTCTCGAAGAGGTCTTCACCGCGGTCCGTGATCCCGAGGTGCCGATGGAGGACGAGAGCTACCGCCTGGTGCCCGTCTATCCGGTCAAACGAGGCCTCAAGATCGGTACCGCCGCCAGCCCCGACCAGATCGCGGCCGTCGCCTCGGTCTACGACAACCTCCCGGAGGGCTTCCACGTCCATCCCAAGCTGGCACCGCAGCTGAAGCGGCGCGTCAAGTCCATCAGCGACGGCCCCATCGATTGGGCAACCGCCGAGCTGATGGGATTCGGCACCCTGTTGATGGACGGCTACCCGGTGCGCGTCGTCGGCCAGGACACCCGCCGGGGAACCTTCAGCCAACGCTTCGGCGCGATCGTCGACCAGGTGACCAACGAGGCCTGGGTGCCGTTGAAGCACCTGTCGGCCGATCAGGCTCCCTTCGAGATCTACGACTCGCTGCTCAGCGAGTACGCTGCGATCGGTTTCGAATACGGCTACTCGGTGGCCGCCCCGGAGGCGCTGGTGTGCTGGGAGGCCCAGTACGGCGACTTCGTCAACGGTGGCCAGATCATCCTCGACGAATTCATCGCTTCCGGCTTCGCGAAGTGGACGCAGAAGTCCGGCGTCGTGCTGCTGTTGCCGCACGGTTATGAGGGCGCCGGGCCCGACCACTCCAGTGCGCGCATCGAGCGGTTCTTGCAGATGTGCGCCGGCGACAACATGGCCGTCTGCCAGCCGAGCACGCCGGCCAGCTACTTCCATCTGCTGCGCCAGCACGTCCAGGTCAACTGGCATCGTCCGCTCATCATCGCCACCCCCAAGTCGATGTTGCGCAACAAGCTCGCCGTCTCCCAACCCGGTGACTTCACGAGCGGACAATGGCGCCCGGTGCTGAGCGATCCATCGATCACCGATCCGGCCAAGGTCGAGCGCATCCTGATCTGCTCGGGCAAGATCCGCTGGGATCTGGTCCAGCAACGCGAGCAGATGGGGCTGGACGAGAAGGTTGCCATCCTCACCTTGGAGCGGCTGTTCCCGCTAGCCGACAAGCAGCTGGCTACCGAATTGGCGCGCTATCCCCAGGTCAGCGACATCCGGTGGGTTCAGGACGAGCCATCGAACCAGGGCCCCTGGGAGTTCTTGCAGCTGAACTTCGTGCCAGCCATGAGCGAGACACTGGGACGCGAATTCACCATGCGCGGGTTCACCCGCCCGGCGGCTGCAGCAGCATCCACCGGATCGTCCGCCGTCCACAAAGCAGAGGAGAAAGCACTGCTCTCAGCAGCGCTGGGCAGCGCCTGA
- a CDS encoding glycosyltransferase family 87 protein — MAETPQASQPPERWHLSELLVAPERIVSHFFDRWNLRSGRMQLLIWAIGRLAVLLTWALINPETQGDVVYYYEHIAYMFQVGPAATMTEYPTPVLWLLTLPWYLGFGTQTGYVVAFVLLMLALDVAFTLSLWRWGGRLRSHAVTFWTLFVVFIGPTVYLRFDLVTSVLAGWSLLLLRRHWTASGALAGIGAAIKLWPALLWPALCGGSRPQRIRTSIGFWLTGGLLALISLIWAGWDRLISPLTWQSGRGLQVESVWATIPMLARAVGIGDYAVTISRFQAFEIYGTGVPFWSTLATIATVIGMLMLIVVFALWWRRGHGTTSQAALLMILVILTMIVTNKTFSPQYMIWLGGPMAAAIALLGCRRPDTANYALDRRRLWLICLTILTITILTGIVFPLGYDPLVRDSYITRYWRLPVTIVLALRNLLITALLGYVLRLVKGFVWTTAKERRA; from the coding sequence ATGGCCGAGACACCCCAAGCCTCACAGCCTCCCGAGCGCTGGCACCTCTCCGAGCTTCTCGTCGCTCCCGAGCGCATCGTCTCGCACTTCTTCGACCGCTGGAACCTGCGCTCGGGACGCATGCAACTGCTGATCTGGGCGATCGGGCGTCTTGCCGTGCTGCTCACCTGGGCCCTGATCAACCCCGAAACCCAGGGTGATGTCGTCTACTACTACGAGCACATCGCCTACATGTTCCAGGTGGGCCCGGCTGCCACCATGACCGAGTACCCCACCCCGGTGTTGTGGCTGCTGACACTGCCGTGGTATCTCGGGTTCGGCACTCAGACCGGCTACGTCGTCGCATTCGTGCTCCTTATGCTGGCATTGGACGTGGCTTTCACGCTGTCCCTGTGGCGCTGGGGTGGACGCCTGCGATCCCATGCGGTCACCTTCTGGACGCTGTTCGTCGTATTCATCGGGCCGACGGTCTACCTGCGTTTCGATCTGGTGACCTCGGTACTCGCGGGCTGGAGCCTGTTGCTGCTGCGCCGCCACTGGACGGCGAGCGGAGCACTGGCCGGCATCGGCGCCGCGATCAAACTCTGGCCGGCGCTGCTGTGGCCCGCGCTGTGCGGCGGCAGTCGTCCCCAACGCATCCGCACCAGCATCGGTTTCTGGCTGACCGGTGGCCTGCTCGCCCTGATCTCGCTGATCTGGGCCGGTTGGGACCGCCTCATCTCGCCGCTCACCTGGCAGTCGGGCCGCGGGCTTCAAGTGGAATCGGTCTGGGCGACCATCCCCATGCTGGCGCGCGCCGTCGGTATCGGCGACTATGCGGTGACGATATCCCGCTTCCAGGCGTTCGAGATCTACGGCACCGGCGTGCCCTTCTGGTCAACGCTGGCCACCATCGCCACGGTGATCGGAATGCTGATGCTCATCGTCGTCTTCGCGCTGTGGTGGCGGCGCGGCCACGGCACCACCTCGCAGGCCGCGCTGCTCATGATCCTCGTGATCTTGACGATGATCGTCACCAACAAGACGTTCAGCCCGCAGTACATGATCTGGCTGGGTGGGCCGATGGCCGCAGCGATCGCACTGCTCGGCTGCCGGCGTCCGGACACCGCGAACTACGCACTCGACCGGCGCAGACTCTGGTTGATCTGCCTCACCATCTTGACGATCACGATCCTCACCGGCATCGTCTTCCCCCTCGGCTACGACCCCTTGGTGCGCGATTCCTATATCACGCGCTACTGGCGGTTGCCTGTGACTATCGTTCTGGCATTACGAAACCTGTTGATAACGGCGCTTCTGGGCTATGTTCTGCGGTTGGTGAAGGGTTTCGTCTGGACTACTGCTAAGGAAAGGCGCGCATGA